The Phycisphaeraceae bacterium genome has a window encoding:
- a CDS encoding carbamoyltransferase, giving the protein MTAILGISAYYHDSAAALVVDGRIVAAAQEERFTRKKHDSAFPTNAVEYCLREAGISAADLNYVGFYEKPFLKFDRLLETYLSYAPIGFRSFVRAIPLWLKKKLHLPRELAKELGGAYTRRFVFCEHHESHAASAFLPSPFEHAAVVTLDGVGEWATTTIGEGRGNTVRLLKEIRFPHSLGLLYSAFTLYCGFRVNSGEYKLMGLAPYGEPTYADLIREHLIDLKEDGSFRLNLEYFDYCVGERMISRRFERLFGGPARRPEGAMEQRHMDLAASIQKVTEDVMLRVARHAHVLTGAKNLCLAGGVALNCVGNGRILREGPFENVWIQPAAGDAGGALGVAMLIWHQLLGNERRPSGVAGADAQGGSLLGPRFGHEEIRAFLDSKGARYHEYPDDDSLCEAAAELLATENVVGWLQGRMEFGPRALGSRSILGDARSESMQSVMNLKIKFRESFRPFAPSVLKERVHEWFDMRPGEDSPYMLLVAPVRNDRRDGADGEAKKAAGIDKLYVKRSQVQAVTHVDYSARVQTVDPARHGRYHRLIERFERRTGCPVIINTSFNVRGEPIVCSPEHAWRCFMATNMDALVLERFVLLKKEQPDAKEIDVKKYLGEFALD; this is encoded by the coding sequence GTGACCGCGATCCTGGGCATCTCGGCGTATTACCACGACTCCGCCGCCGCGCTGGTGGTGGACGGGCGCATCGTCGCCGCGGCCCAGGAGGAGCGCTTCACGCGCAAGAAGCACGACTCGGCGTTCCCCACGAACGCGGTCGAGTATTGCCTGCGCGAGGCAGGGATCAGCGCGGCGGACCTGAACTACGTGGGGTTCTATGAGAAGCCGTTCCTCAAGTTCGACCGGCTGCTGGAGACGTACCTGTCTTACGCGCCGATCGGCTTCCGGTCGTTCGTGCGGGCGATTCCGCTGTGGCTGAAGAAGAAACTGCACCTGCCGCGCGAACTGGCGAAGGAGCTGGGCGGAGCGTACACCAGGCGGTTCGTGTTCTGCGAACATCACGAGTCGCATGCCGCCAGCGCGTTTCTGCCATCGCCCTTCGAGCACGCGGCGGTGGTCACGCTTGACGGCGTGGGCGAATGGGCCACGACCACGATCGGCGAGGGGCGCGGCAACACCGTGCGTCTGCTCAAGGAGATTCGCTTTCCCCACTCGTTGGGGCTGCTCTACTCCGCCTTCACGCTCTACTGCGGCTTCCGCGTCAACTCGGGCGAGTACAAACTCATGGGGCTGGCGCCGTATGGCGAACCGACCTATGCCGACCTGATCCGAGAGCACCTGATCGACCTGAAGGAGGACGGATCGTTCCGCCTCAACCTTGAATATTTTGATTACTGCGTGGGCGAGCGGATGATCTCGCGCCGCTTCGAGCGTCTTTTCGGCGGCCCGGCGCGGCGGCCCGAGGGCGCCATGGAGCAGCGGCACATGGATCTCGCCGCGTCGATCCAGAAGGTCACCGAGGACGTGATGCTGCGCGTCGCCCGTCACGCCCACGTGCTGACGGGGGCGAAGAACCTGTGCCTCGCCGGGGGGGTGGCGCTCAACTGCGTGGGCAACGGGCGCATCCTGCGCGAGGGGCCGTTCGAGAACGTGTGGATTCAGCCCGCCGCCGGCGATGCAGGCGGCGCGCTGGGCGTGGCGATGCTCATCTGGCATCAACTGCTCGGGAACGAGCGGCGGCCGAGCGGGGTCGCGGGCGCGGATGCGCAGGGCGGCTCGCTCCTCGGTCCGCGATTCGGACACGAAGAGATCCGGGCGTTCCTGGATTCCAAGGGGGCGCGATACCACGAGTATCCCGACGACGACTCGCTCTGCGAGGCCGCAGCGGAACTGCTCGCCACGGAGAACGTCGTCGGCTGGCTGCAGGGACGGATGGAGTTCGGCCCCCGCGCCCTGGGCTCGCGCAGCATCCTGGGCGATGCACGCAGCGAGTCGATGCAGTCGGTGATGAACCTGAAGATCAAGTTCCGCGAATCGTTCCGCCCCTTCGCACCCTCGGTGCTCAAGGAGCGCGTTCACGAGTGGTTCGACATGCGCCCCGGCGAGGACAGCCCCTACATGCTGCTCGTGGCGCCCGTGCGGAACGACCGCCGGGACGGCGCCGATGGCGAGGCGAAGAAGGCCGCCGGCATCGACAAGCTGTACGTGAAGCGTTCGCAGGTGCAGGCCGTCACGCACGTGGATTACTCCGCCCGCGTGCAGACCGTCGATCCCGCGCGGCACGGGCGATACCACCGGCTCATCGAACGGTTCGAGCGCCGGACCGGCTGTCCCGTCATCATCAACACCAGTTTCAACGTGCGGGGAGAGCCGATCGTCTGCAGCCCCGAGCACGCCTGGCGCTGCTTCATGGCCACCAACATGGATGCGCTGGTGCTGGAGCGATTCGTCCTGCTCAAGAAGGAACAGCCCGACGCGAAGGAGATCGACGTGAAGAAGTACCTCGGAGAGTTCGCGCTTGATTGA
- the sthA gene encoding Si-specific NAD(P)(+) transhydrogenase, with protein sequence MSTFDFDLVCIGSGPAGQRAAVQAAKLRKRVAIVEKARITGGVCVDTGTIPSKTFREAVISFTGYGHRFHRSRAKSHGVRATLEELLGGVTEVVHREAEVVEDQLRRNDITVIRGVASFDGPHALRVATGSVERVISAEKIVIAVGTNPAPVPTPGLPEDVVMTSDGVIRMKHLPRTMTVVGGGVIGIEYASIFAAVGVDVTLIDRRPRPLEFLDHEIVDELIHQMRKMNVTFRLNEAVASISVTETPPVRGVVTLESGKRIVSDVVLYAIGRVGATGLLNVAKAGLTSDDRGRLKVNEHFQTDVPHIYAAGDVIGYPSLAATSSEQGRLAACHAFGHNASAMSEHFPIGIYAVPEISMVGATEQELTEQKVPYEVGVARYREIARGQIVGDDSGMFKMLFHRETRQLLGVHAIGTAATELIHIGQAVLRLGGGLDYFVKTVFNYPTFAECYKVAALNALNKLAL encoded by the coding sequence ATGTCCACCTTCGACTTCGACCTCGTGTGCATCGGCAGCGGACCCGCGGGTCAGCGGGCGGCGGTGCAGGCGGCCAAACTGCGCAAGCGCGTGGCCATCGTCGAGAAGGCCCGCATCACCGGGGGCGTCTGCGTCGATACCGGCACCATCCCCAGCAAGACCTTTCGCGAGGCGGTCATCTCCTTCACCGGATACGGGCATCGATTCCACCGCTCGCGGGCCAAGAGCCACGGCGTGCGGGCCACGCTCGAGGAGCTGCTCGGAGGCGTCACCGAGGTCGTTCACCGCGAAGCCGAGGTGGTGGAGGATCAGCTCCGGCGCAACGACATCACCGTCATCCGCGGCGTGGCCTCGTTCGACGGCCCCCACGCCCTGCGCGTCGCCACTGGCAGCGTGGAGCGCGTCATTTCCGCGGAAAAGATCGTCATCGCCGTGGGCACCAACCCCGCCCCCGTCCCCACGCCGGGCCTGCCCGAGGACGTGGTGATGACCAGCGACGGGGTCATCCGCATGAAGCACCTGCCCCGCACCATGACGGTGGTGGGCGGCGGGGTGATCGGCATCGAATACGCCTCGATCTTCGCCGCCGTGGGCGTGGATGTGACGCTGATCGACCGGCGCCCGCGCCCGCTGGAGTTTCTCGATCACGAGATCGTGGATGAACTCATCCACCAGATGCGCAAGATGAACGTCACCTTCCGGCTCAACGAGGCGGTGGCGAGCATTTCAGTCACCGAGACGCCGCCCGTGCGGGGCGTGGTGACGCTGGAATCGGGCAAGCGCATCGTGTCGGACGTGGTGCTCTACGCCATCGGGCGCGTGGGCGCGACCGGGCTGCTCAACGTGGCCAAGGCGGGGCTGACCAGCGACGACCGCGGGCGGCTGAAGGTCAACGAGCACTTCCAGACCGACGTGCCGCATATCTACGCGGCGGGGGACGTGATCGGCTATCCCTCGCTGGCGGCCACCTCCAGCGAGCAGGGGCGGCTGGCGGCGTGCCACGCCTTCGGCCACAACGCCAGCGCCATGAGCGAGCACTTTCCCATCGGCATCTACGCGGTGCCCGAGATATCGATGGTGGGCGCCACGGAACAGGAACTGACGGAGCAGAAGGTGCCCTACGAAGTAGGCGTGGCCCGGTACCGCGAGATCGCCCGCGGCCAGATCGTGGGCGACGATTCGGGCATGTTCAAGATGCTCTTCCACCGCGAGACGCGGCAGTTGCTGGGCGTCCATGCCATCGGCACGGCGGCGACCGAACTGATCCACATCGGCCAGGCGGTGCTGCGGCTGGGCGGCGGGCTGGATTACTTCGTGAAGACGGTGTTCAACTACCCCACCTTCGCCGAGTGCTACAAGGTGGCGGCGCTCAACGCGCTGAACAAACTGGCGCTGTGA